The following DNA comes from Streptococcus pasteurianus.
AAAGTTTGGGCAATTAGATTTCCCCATGTTTCAAGGTCTAAAATAATGCTATCTGTGGCATGCTTGTGCGGTGCTTCTAACAGCAATTCAATAAAAACAACCACCAAATCAACCTCAACATGTTCTAACTGATAACGTTTGCGTAATTGATTTTCTTGACGTTTAATATGTTCATTATAATTTGCTTTAAGCTCCGCAGCAGAATAATCAGCGCCATAAGCAGCATAAAGCGCAGCCATTTGTTCCCAAAGCTTCTCGTTTTCCTCGTCTGTCCAAATATCCACAAGTGTTCCATAAAAGTCAAAAATGTAATTCTTATATTGCAAATCTGCCATTTTTCTCGCCTTTTTTAGTGATTATGATTACGTTTCCAAATTTCATTATAAAGAAAAATACATGATTTGACTAGCCTTAGAATGTCAAAGAAAGCCACTTTATGCTACAATGTAGATAAGTATTATATTGAAAAGGAATTGCTATGTCTAAAAATATCATCTATTTCATTTCTGCTATCATTTTTTTAACTTATGGTTTGTTAACACATAAAACAATCTTTATCATTCTGGGAATTGTTTTTGGAGTGATTGGGGTAGCAGACTATCTCAAACATAAAGGAAAATGAAATCGCTAAAAAAGCGATTTTTTTCTTGACATTCTGATTAGTTTTGAATGAAATTTAGTCAACCAAAATAAAGTTTGAGATTAACTAAAATAACTAAGGAGATGTTATGTCTAGAAATAAGCTTTTAACACTCATCTTCCCAGCATTTGGTGCTGCTTTAATTACGATACTTTCACAGATTGTGATTCTTATTGGAACGATTCCATTTACACTTCAAACGCTTGCTGTTGGGCTTATTGCTTCGATCTTCCGTTCACGTGAAGCCACGTTCAGTGTGGCGCTTTATCTGATACTTGGCGCTATTGGACTTCCTGTTTTCGCAGGCGGTAGCGGCGGCATTGCAGCATTATCAGGTCCAACATCTGGTTTTCTCTGGGGATTTCTTTTCTACGCTGCCTTAACTTCTTACCTAACCAATATCGAAAGCTCTTTGGCTAAGATTTTTTGTTAGCAATCTACTCGGTAATTGTTTAAGCATTGATTGGCTTACAATTTTTAGCAAATATGAACTGGCAAGCTACTTTCTTGGCTGGCGTTGTCCCCTTCATCATTCCTGAAATTGGAAAACTTATAGCTACTACAGCTATCAGTAAACCTTTATTTCTCTCTCTGAAAAATACTGCTTATTTTGCATAAAAAAGAGTTGACAGATGAAAAATCTGCCAACTTTTTATCTCTAACTTAGCCGCGGAAAGCGTCCAAGATGATTTTAAATTCATCATTTGTGAGTGTCACACCTTTACCCATTTTGCTGTGGTCTGGGCTCCATGAACGAATATCAAATTTTGGCTCTGCTCCGTTAAAACTAACACGGTTCAATTCTTTTGTCCAACCTTTATCGCTTTCAGATAGGGTAAGTAAGTGTTCGACAATTTCAAATTTAAATTCTGACATAATAAATCTTCCTCCTAATATATATATTCGTAAAAAAACTTTCTAAACTTTTGATTATTTATTTTTTTCTTCAAAAGGTGTATAATCATTTTATCAATTTTTTAGGTAAATGACTATGAAAAATCTTATCAAACGTTTAAAAAGGCAAGCACAGGCTTATGTTGACTTTCGTGCTCAACCAGCCGCAGATATTAATCTGAAAACTCACAAAATCATCACAACCATCAAAGAAGCGCAAGAAAAGCAATTAGCGCTCCATGCTATTTACAAAGACGGCAGTTTTACAGGTGATTTGGTCAAATACGACCCCAAAAATAACAAATTAATCCTCAAAAACTTCCAAAAGAATATCTCAACAATCATCGCTATCAGTGATATCAATCGTTTGACATTGGTACCACCAACTGTCCGTAAATCTCAAGAACTAGACAAAAAATGAACGACCCTACCTACGCCATTACGTTTAAGAGTCGTTCATTTTTTAATAATTATTACTGATTATGCTCTAACAGTTTTGCTAGAACCGTCGCTTTTATAAAGGTTCACAAGTCCTTCTTTACGAGCACGAATCATATCTCCTGCTTGAACGGCTTGAGGGACAGTGATTGTCAATAATTCCATTGGATTTGGAGCACGATCAATTTTATTGCCATCAGCATCATGCAAATCTTTGATGTAAGTTTCAAAATGACGGAATCCTGGTCCATAGAATTCGACAGCATCTCCTTCGAGAATAACGTTACGTTGACGGATTGTTGCTGTCATTGTTTCTTCATCAAAGGCAACAACTTCACCGACAAATTTATATTGTGGTATTTTACGACGAGCGCCAAAGAGTTGTTCGTTTTCTGTTGGTGTTTGATAGTAGAAACCAGTTGCTAATTCACGTTGGGCAACTTTCCAAAGCTCATCAAGTAATTCACCTTTGATAGCTTCGAATTTTGCTGGGCTTTCTAGGTAAGCATCGACGGCTGCACGGTAGCAGTTTGTGACCGTTGATACGTAGTGAATTGATTTCATACGACCTTCAATCTTAAAGCTATCGACACCATTTTCAATCAAATCAGGCAAGTGTTCAATCATACACATATCAACTGATGACATAGAAAAGGGCTCTGGAATTTCACCTTCAAGACTTTTACGTTCTTGACCAAACGGCATATCGTAAAGGTCATATTTCCAACGACAAGATTGTGAACAACCGCCACGGTTAGCATCACGGTGACTCATATGATTAGAAAGGACACAACGCCCTGAATAACTGATACACATTGCGCCGTGAACGAAAGCTTCAATTTCAAGTGAGGTGTGTTTACGAATTTCTTCAATTTCAGCAATTCCGACTTCACGCGCCAAAACAACACGAGACACACCGATTTCTTCCCAGAAAGCAAAGGCTTCATAGTTGGTTGTCGAAGCTTGTGTTGACACATGGACTTCTAAACCTGGTGCTTCTGTTAAACAAATTACCATAAGTGCTGGGTCAGATACGATAATGGCATCCAAGCCCAGATCACGAAGTTCACGGAACCACTCTCCTGCACCAGTTTCGTTTCCTTCGTGGGTAACCATATTTGCTGCGACGTGGACCTTAGCACCATGCGCATGGGCATAATTAATTCCTTCTTGCAATTCTTCCATCGTGAAGTTACCAGCACGGCTACGAAGACCGTAAGCTTGTCCACCGACAAAGACTGCATCAGCTCCATAATCAACAGCGACTTTTAATTTCTCAAGAGTACCAGCAGGTGCTAAAACCTCTGGACGTTTTAAAGTTTTTTCTGACATTATTATATTCCTATTTCCAAGATAGTAAAATTTAAAGATAAATATCTTTACAACAATTTCAGTTAATTAGCTAACTTGTCATGCCCTGAAATAGTAACTCAATCATGACAAGAGTTCATTTTGGGGTAGTTTTACTTCACTTCCTCTGGGTCAAATTCATAGAATCCAGTTCCAAGTGTGCGACCTTTTGGATGTAATTTACGAATTTCTTCATCCAATAAGAAAGCTTGGTCTTGTGTAAATTCAGCTGCTTCAATCAATTCTTTAGCTTTGACAAAGCATTTAACAATCTCAACAAAATCATGTCCTGGACAATAAATACCGTCCAATTTCCAATGAGTGAAATTATGGTCAGTTAACTCTGTCAATTTTGGCATCATATCAAGATCATCAGTATCAAAAATATGTGTGCCATGTTTATCCTCAAAAATTGAGTAATGAGAGTCTTTATTGCTTGGTTCAGCAAGGAAAAGACCACGTTCACGTGTTTTTTCATCATCAATGTGCGTAAAATTGTAATAATTTTGCAATAATGGACGTTTTGAATGATGAATGACAGTAGCTCCGTAAACAAGCACTTCAGCTGGGTAGCGAAGATTTTCTGACATTTTGAACAATTCGACCGACGGGATTTCACGAGCAAGAACGACTTCACTAGCGCCATGGTCTCCCCAGAAATTCACTTGACGACTTGATGTTACAAAAACAGAAACATCATAAATCATCTTGAAATCGTAGCCTTCATTTTTATTGATGTGAAAAACACCTGCATCTCCTGCTACTAAATAATCGGCTTTAATGTCTTTCAAAAAATCAAGATACGGGCGAACTGCATTAATCATATCTTGGTGCAACAACGCATTACAAGCAATACTTAGTTCTTTTCCAGCATCATGAACTAGCTTAGCGATTTCAGAAAGTTCATCATAAGTAAAATTATGAGGCAAACGTAAACCATAGTTTTCCTCACCCACATAAATACGATCAACGCCGGCATCTAAAAGCTCTTTGACCTGCTCAATAGATTCAGCTGTCGCAGTAATAATTATTTTTTCCATAACGTTTTAATTATACCACTCCTATAACAATTAGTCACAGATATCCTCTAAAATCTTATTGTTATAGCTTTCTAAAAAGTTTTAGTGTCATCTCAAAATGAGAAAAACTTTATGAGAGGAGAGGCTCAAAAAGAAATCCTCATTTTGAAACAAAAAAGAGGAACAACTATTTTAAACATATTTTTTAACATCAGTCAAGGGATTTTTTTAAAAGGTGACAAATTTGTTAATTTATGGTATGATATCTAAGTATCAGAGGAGAGAGGATTATGCCAACACCATTAAAGCAACACAAAGAGTTTGAAGAACGGCATTATCAAGAAGATAATGCACCAAAATTTCAAGAATTTCAAGAAATTGACCACAGAAATGCTAAATTAAAAGAGTTAATGTTTTTTGCTCGTATTGCATTATTTGGAATTTCGACTGTCGTCATTTCATTCTTTTTGCTGGTCTTGAATCTAGCTCCAATCTGGGCTTTCTTATTTGCCTCTCTTATTAGCCTAGCTATTACGTCAGCTGTTTCAAGTATTATTTGGTCTTTAAGACATTGAAATGAACCACTACAACTCCACTTTGGGGTTGTTTTTATATTTTTCTTATTTTAGCTTCACAAAAATTTCTTACAAATGATACTAACCTTGTCAGCTTTATCTGTAACCTCAATAGCTCACTGAACTATTTAAACTAATCAACTATGCGGGGATGGTACAACGAATACAGAACTTTTTGTGTTCAGTACCACTCCCTCAAAATTTCCGTGTGGCTGCTTTTATCGCTGTTTCAGCCACTTTTATCACAGCGGTAATTATCGCTTTTATGTTTGGTTCGCTCGCAAATAATTCTAAAATTGAATTGTAACTTATTTTTGGTTAAAAGTAGATTTAGCTACATTCTGAAAAGTCCGCTAAACACAAATTTGCTTTCCTATTTCAGGCTCGAACATAAAAAGGTCCACTGGACCTTCTCGCTTTCCTGTTTTAGGGCTCGAACATAAAAAGGTCCACTGGACCTTTTTATTATTCTTCATCAGCTTCTTCGGTAGTAGTCTCAGGCATTTTAATTGCTGGTGCTTCTTCGTCTTGTGTGTAGTCAATGATAATGTCATCAACTTCTGCTTTTGTCTCTTCTTTAATTTCTTCTGCTTCGTTAACCGCTTCAGATACTTTAGAAGTGAATCCTGAGACTTTTTCAGAAGCAAAGTCGGCTGCGGCTTTCCCTTTTTCTTTTACAGTATCCAAAAATTCATCGGTTGTTAATTCACCAGATTCAAATTTTTGGCGGTAATCGTTAAAAGTATCAACAGCTAAATCTGTATATTCTGTTGCTTTATCTTTTGCTTTCTGATGATACTCAGCAGGATTTTCTTTATAGGCCTCATAAGCTTTAGCAGCTTTCTTTTGGAATTCCTTACCTTTTTCAGTAGATAGGAAATAAGCTGCGGCTGCACCAGAGGCAACACCAATAATTACGTTTTTCAATAGTTTACTCATGCTTCTTCTCCTTTTTTACGAAATATTTTTGAGGCAACTTTGCCAACAGCAAATGCTGCACCAGCTTTGCTAACATTTGATGAGGCTTGAGTAGCTTTTTGAGTGATGTTACGAGCTTGTGTATTCAAGTCCGAAACAGTCTCAGACAACTCTGCAACTGCCACAAAAAGTGGATCAATTGTTGCCACCTTACCATTAACATCCTCAACTAAAACATTAGCTTTAGCCAGGATTTCATTGGTCTGATGAAGAGTGACGTTAACATCACTGGTCAACACTTTTATGGTCTGCTTTGTTTCATCAATTGTCTCATTTACAACATCAACTGTTTTATATAGTTTAACACCCAGTGGTATAAAAACGCCAACCAAAACAGCAAAAGCAATGGCAATAATTAATAGTGCTACTTCAAACATTTTTTCTCCCATCTACCTATTTTTTATTCCTGATAATACGGAACATCTTTCTGTTTTCTTCTCCAGATAACCAAGACCACACCAATCAAAACGAGTAGAGCAGAAAGCCATTGTGATACTCGAATTCCGAGTAACATTAGACTATCTGTCCGCATTCCTTCGATAACAAAGCGTCCACAGCCATACCAAATAAGGTAAAAGAAGGCAATTTCGCCTCGTTTGAAGAAACGTGCTCGGTGTCTCAGGCTCATGACAATCACAAATCCTAATAAATTCCACAATGATTCATATAAAAATGTCGGAACACGATACGAACCATCAATATACATCTGGTTCTTGATAAAATCTGGTAGGTAATTCAGATTATCTACTATTTTACCATAAGCTTCTTGATTTATGAAATTTCCCCATCGTCCAATAGCTTGCGCAATCATGACACCAGGTGCTGCAATGTCCAAAAAATCGAGTGGATTGATTGCTCGGTAATAAGAAAAAACAAATAATACGATTGCTCCTGTAATCAAGCCACCGTAAATAGCAAGGCCACCGTTCCAAATGGCAACTATTTCGCTCAATGGCTGATTAGCATAATAAGACCAATCAAAAATGACATAATAAACACGAGCACCAATAATCGCAAGCGGAAATGCAATTAAAATAAAATCTAAAATATCATCAGGAATTATCTTCCGACGCGGTACTTCTTTCATTGCTAAATAAACAGCAAGAAGTAATCCCGAAACAATGAAAATCGCATACCAACGAATGCTAATAGAAACTAACTGGATAGCAACTGGATCAATCATTAGTTCTCCTCGTTTTGACTAATAAGCTGAGTGAGGCGGTCCTCAAATGTCTTAGTTGCATCAAATCCCATTTGTTTAGCACGGTAGTTCATGGCTGCTGCTTCAATAACGACTGACACGTTACGTCCGGTTTTTACTGGGATACGCACACGTGGAATTTTTACACCAGATAACTCGATTTCTTCGTTGCTATTTCCTAAACGGTCAAAGATTTTATCGGATTCAAAATTCTCTAAGTATATTGCCAATTGAACTTGTGATGAGTCTTTAACAGCGCTAGCACCATACAAGCTCATCACGTCAATGATACCAACACCTCGAATTTCAAGCAAATGGCGGAGAATTTCTGCGGGTTCACCCCAAAGTGTTTCTTCGTCTTTGGCAAATACATCGACACGGTCGTCAGCTACCAAACGGTGACCACGTTTGACTAACTCAAGACCTGTTTCACTTTTACCAATTCCTGAATCACCTTGAATTAAAACTCCCATACCGTAAATGTCCATAAGAACACCATGAACACTAGTACGTTCGGCAAGGCAAGAATCCAGATACCATGACATCTCACCAGATAAACGACTTGTTGGCACATGACTTTGTAAAACAGCAATACCTTTTTCTTTAGCGGCTGCCAACATTTCATCTGGGATGGCTAGATTACGCGCCACAATAATAGCAGGTGTCTCTGGCTTAATCATTTCTGCCAAGACTTGATGACGATTATGCGATGACATCTTAGTAAGATAAGACCACTCTTTCATCCCTAACAATTGCAGACGTTCTGGCGAATAATAATCAAAATACCCTGTCATCTCAAGCCCAGGCCGTGAAATATCTGATGTTGTAATTTCTTTAGCTAATAAGTTATCATCACCATATATAACATCTAGCTTGACCTTGTCCACCAACATTTTTACAGTAACCGACATTTGATGTACCATGA
Coding sequences within:
- a CDS encoding DUF3270 domain-containing protein, with the translated sequence MPTPLKQHKEFEERHYQEDNAPKFQEFQEIDHRNAKLKELMFFARIALFGISTVVISFFLLVLNLAPIWAFLFASLISLAITSAVSSIIWSLRH
- the lgt gene encoding prolipoprotein diacylglyceryl transferase; protein product: MIDPVAIQLVSISIRWYAIFIVSGLLLAVYLAMKEVPRRKIIPDDILDFILIAFPLAIIGARVYYVIFDWSYYANQPLSEIVAIWNGGLAIYGGLITGAIVLFVFSYYRAINPLDFLDIAAPGVMIAQAIGRWGNFINQEAYGKIVDNLNYLPDFIKNQMYIDGSYRVPTFLYESLWNLLGFVIVMSLRHRARFFKRGEIAFFYLIWYGCGRFVIEGMRTDSLMLLGIRVSQWLSALLVLIGVVLVIWRRKQKDVPYYQE
- a CDS encoding peptidase U32 family protein is translated as MEKIIITATAESIEQVKELLDAGVDRIYVGEENYGLRLPHNFTYDELSEIAKLVHDAGKELSIACNALLHQDMINAVRPYLDFLKDIKADYLVAGDAGVFHINKNEGYDFKMIYDVSVFVTSSRQVNFWGDHGASEVVLAREIPSVELFKMSENLRYPAEVLVYGATVIHHSKRPLLQNYYNFTHIDDEKTRERGLFLAEPSNKDSHYSIFEDKHGTHIFDTDDLDMMPKLTELTDHNFTHWKLDGIYCPGHDFVEIVKCFVKAKELIEAAEFTQDQAFLLDEEIRKLHPKGRTLGTGFYEFDPEEVK
- a CDS encoding YtxH domain-containing protein, yielding MSKLLKNVIIGVASGAAAAYFLSTEKGKEFQKKAAKAYEAYKENPAEYHQKAKDKATEYTDLAVDTFNDYRQKFESGELTTDEFLDTVKEKGKAAADFASEKVSGFTSKVSEAVNEAEEIKEETKAEVDDIIIDYTQDEEAPAIKMPETTTEEADEE
- a CDS encoding YdbC family protein, which encodes MSEFKFEIVEHLLTLSESDKGWTKELNRVSFNGAEPKFDIRSWSPDHSKMGKGVTLTNDEFKIILDAFRG
- a CDS encoding peptidase U32 family protein is translated as MSEKTLKRPEVLAPAGTLEKLKVAVDYGADAVFVGGQAYGLRSRAGNFTMEELQEGINYAHAHGAKVHVAANMVTHEGNETGAGEWFRELRDLGLDAIIVSDPALMVICLTEAPGLEVHVSTQASTTNYEAFAFWEEIGVSRVVLAREVGIAEIEEIRKHTSLEIEAFVHGAMCISYSGRCVLSNHMSHRDANRGGCSQSCRWKYDLYDMPFGQERKSLEGEIPEPFSMSSVDMCMIEHLPDLIENGVDSFKIEGRMKSIHYVSTVTNCYRAAVDAYLESPAKFEAIKGELLDELWKVAQRELATGFYYQTPTENEQLFGARRKIPQYKFVGEVVAFDEETMTATIRQRNVILEGDAVEFYGPGFRHFETYIKDLHDADGNKIDRAPNPMELLTITVPQAVQAGDMIRARKEGLVNLYKSDGSSKTVRA
- a CDS encoding DUF948 domain-containing protein; this translates as MFEVALLIIAIAFAVLVGVFIPLGVKLYKTVDVVNETIDETKQTIKVLTSDVNVTLHQTNEILAKANVLVEDVNGKVATIDPLFVAVAELSETVSDLNTQARNITQKATQASSNVSKAGAAFAVGKVASKIFRKKGEEA
- the hprK gene encoding HPr(Ser) kinase/phosphatase encodes the protein MSVTVKMLVDKVKLDVIYGDDNLLAKEITTSDISRPGLEMTGYFDYYSPERLQLLGMKEWSYLTKMSSHNRHQVLAEMIKPETPAIIVARNLAIPDEMLAAAKEKGIAVLQSHVPTSRLSGEMSWYLDSCLAERTSVHGVLMDIYGMGVLIQGDSGIGKSETGLELVKRGHRLVADDRVDVFAKDEETLWGEPAEILRHLLEIRGVGIIDVMSLYGASAVKDSSQVQLAIYLENFESDKIFDRLGNSNEEIELSGVKIPRVRIPVKTGRNVSVVIEAAAMNYRAKQMGFDATKTFEDRLTQLISQNEEN